Part of the Syntrophorhabdaceae bacterium genome is shown below.
TAACCTCTCAACTACTACGTCACGGGAATGCATGCCATCAAAAAAATCTTCGTTTCCCAATTTATGTTGTTTAGCATCGTAAGAACCAATTAATCTCAAATTATTATGGATTGAGTAGTTCTTTAAATATTTTTCGACATCAGCAAGGATTTTATATTCATTTTTATTCACCAGCAGGTCGTACGTTACCGGGTGGTAAGGCGGTAAGAAGAGAATGACTTCTGCACCGTTTTTCTGCAGATATTGTATAAAATCTTCAAAAAGCTGCACATTCGACAATTCACAAAACTTTTCCAAAGAATAGACTGGAGACTTAGCATATGCTTTTGCGTCTTTTTCAACCTCATTTTGTTCTTTGAATCTGGTTTTGTAAGGATAATAGTTGCTTCCATCGGAAGCTCTCAAGGAATCATCCGTATTAACAGTTTCCACAATGTAAAATCGATTTCTTTTTGAAGGCATCAATAATGCTTTTATATTGGCAATGGTATAATCCCAGGTTACCAATTGCTTGTATTTGACACCGGATGACGATGCCACTACTTTGATCTTTTTGCCGTATATGTCCTTTATTATCGCCTCATAGTAGGC
Proteins encoded:
- a CDS encoding DUF1574 family protein — translated: MPQSKVISHAKWLKSFACFVLCSIAIICLFNYAVDSVGIFRTDSGLLFAAKALTRGLIVAGFRNMDERQFQELIIENDERKLDTIVLGSSRSMEFRGHLFKKDLNDYFFNHSVSGASLEDHIAIIGIYKNKKGYIPKRIIIGVDPWIFNKNAGQNRWQSIGAYYEAIIKDIYGKKIKVVASSSGVKYKQLVTWDYTIANIKALLMPSKRNRFYIVETVNTDDSLRASDGSNYYPYKTRFKEQNEVEKDAKAYAKSPVYSLEKFCELSNVQLFEDFIQYLQKNGAEVILFLPPYHPVTYDLLVNKNEYKILADVEKYLKNYSIHNNLRLIGSYDAKQHKLGNEDFFDGMHSRDVVVERLFSDQKVQHSFP